In a genomic window of Plasmodium malariae genome assembly, chromosome: 4:
- the PmUG01_04024700 gene encoding serine-repeat antigen, putative yields the protein MKNAKMTISEYTVVSKNVVICANDTVTSVTPPKEVLNTSNSLKTTLPAAQPDAKNGNEDTGRVDTNVTTIMTNPENSDKVKSAFLKNETGVKLNGVCGAEVGIFLVPHIYIYLQTKDTNIQLQSELIPIDKTIILDKDNIMDVRKFRIPTLDVPISSIQVHTWIGSNRSYILESKNYAIKKGIPEKCETIATNCFLSGFTDIEKCYKCTLRVRGEQHSDVCYKFISKVEDTQKDADILTAGSSEDSDEYKLKESIDNILNLIYKTDVNNNKELIKLEELDNTLKMELINYCNLLKQVDMSGTLENHELANDIETYNNLTKLLIKHDNEKKTSLHDKLKNPAICMKNVHEWIKNRRGLVLPQMTYKNVADINNVHLNQNEELQDSNNTSRNIYKEGNNEIIDLTDNKNKNVDASHFTDSMFCNDEYCDRLKDKNSCVSKIEVQDQGNCSISWIFASKLHLESIKCMKGYEHGSISALYVANCANKEAMDKYHVGSNPLEFLKIIDDKKFLPLEYNLPYAYAKVGNDCPNPQKHWTNLWTGAKLVDSKNEPNSLGAKGYTAYESDKFRGNMDTFIKKIKHEVMHKGSVIAYVKVENVMGYDLNGKKVLSVCGDKNADHAVNIIGWGNYINDEGKKKSYWIVRNSWGKYWGDDGNFKVDIHGPEECEHNFIHTVAMFNIDMPVAQVVKNKDAEIFNYYGKTSPDFFSNLYYKSLESVKNSNSSGGTFLGQNSMVHGNSGSDTKAQEVSASSSSSSTTTTTGEEGTNHHQTSPVVGGAAGGTEDTTGKQTLPTEESATVEKQDGATEKEVSPPATGTVKGTTSGEPSAALSKGGDTVPTVNDPSKEEVAGNGKGTQGSQANKGANSVENAASSESIEIIHILKHIKNSNVKMGLVKYDHEYEVGEHSCMRTSSTNPEKHSDCVKFCKEKFEECEKEPIPGICLANLYKSDDCFFCYV from the exons ATGAAAAATGCTAAAATGACGATTAGCGAGT ATACTGTAGTTAGTAAGAACGTAGTAATATGTGCTAATGATACAGTTACCTCCGTTACACCACCAAAAGAAGTATTGAACACAAGTAATAGCCTTAAAACAACTCTTCCAGCAGCACAACCTGATgctaaaaatggaaatgaaGATACAGGAAGAGTCGACACAAATGTAACAACAATAATGACGAATCCTGAAAACAGTGATAAAGTAAAATCtgcatttttgaaaaatgaaactGGGGTGAAGCTTAATGGTGTATGTGGTGCAGAAGTAGGAATATTTCTGGTTcctcatatatacatatatcttCAAACAAAAGACACAAATATACAATTACAGTCAGAGTTAATACCAATAGATAAAACAATCATACTGGACAAAG ATAACATCATGGACGTAAGGAAATTTAGAATACCTACCTTAGATGTGCCAATATCCTCAATACAAGTACATACATGGATAGGCAGTAATCGCTCCTACATACttgaaagtaaaaattatgcaataaaaaaaggaattccAG aaaaatgtgAAACAATAGCTACAAATTGCTTTTTGAGTGGATTCACAGATATTGAAAAATGCTATAAATGTACCTTGAGAGTAAGGGGAGAACAGCATTCTGATGTgtgttataaatttatttctaaGGTGGAGGATACACAAAAGGATGCGGACATTCTCACTGCAGGTAGCAGTGAAGACTCTGATGAATACAAACTTAAAGAGTCCATTGATAATATATTGAATCTAATATACAAAACAGAtgtgaataataataaagaattgATAAAATTGGAAGAGTTAGATAATACCTTAAAAATGGAATTAATAAACTATTGCAATTTACTGAAGCAGGTAGATATGAGTGGAACTTTGGAAAATCACGAATTAGCTAACGATATAGAAACGTACAACAATTTAacgaaattattaataaaacatgataatgagaaaaaaacTTCATTACATGATAAACTAAAAAATCCAGCGATATGCATGAAAAATGTACATGAAtggataaaaaatagaagaggATTAGTATTGCCTCAAAtgacatataaaaatgtggcagatattaataatgtaCACCTTAATCAAAATGAGGAACTACAAGATAGTAATAATACAAgtagaaatatatacaaagaaGGGAATAATGAAATCATCGATTTAAccgataataaaaataagaatgtTGACGCTTCTCATTTTACAGATAGTATGTTTTGTAATGATGAATATTGTGATAGATTGAAGGATAAGAATAGCTGCGTTTCAAAAATAGAAGTACAAGATCAGGGAAATTGCTCAATATCTTGGATATTTGCATCTAAGTTGCATTTAGAAAGTATTAAATGCATGAAAGGGTATGAACATGGAAGCATTTCGGCTTTATACGTAGCTAACTGTGCAAACAAAGAAGCCATGGATAAATATCATGTTGGATCTAATCCACTagaatttcttaaaataattgATGATAAAAAGTTTCTTCCTTTAGAATATAACCTCCCATACGCATATGCAAAAGTTGGTAATGACTGTCCGAATCCACAGAAACACTGGACGAATTTATGGACAGGTGCAAAATTAGTAGATTCTAAAAATGAGCCCAATTCGTTGGGGGCTAAAGGATATACCGCCTATGAGAGTGATAAATTTAGGGGAAACATGGACAcgtttatcaaaaaaataaagcatgAAGTTATGCACAAAGGATCTGTAATTGCTTATGTAAAAGTAGAAAATGTAATGGGTTATGATCTTAACGGAAAGAAGGTGCTTAGCGTATGTGGTGATAAAAATGCTGATCACGCGGTAAACATCATTGGATGGGGAAACTACATAAACGATGAAGGAAAGAAGAAGTCTTACTGGATAGTCAGAAATAGCTGGGGTAAGTACTGGGGTGACGACGGAAACTTTAAGGTCGACATACATGGCCCGGAAGAATGTGAACACAATTTCATTCACACTGTTGCAATGTTCAACATAGATATGCCAGTGGCCCAAGTTGTTAAGAACAAGGATgctgaaatatttaattattatggaAAAACATCCCCCgatttttttagtaatttatACTATAAAAGTTTGGAATCAGTAAAGAATAGTAATTCAAGCGGTGGAACATTCTTAGGACAAAATTCGATGGTGCACGGAAACTCAGGGTCAGATACTAAAGCACAAGAAGTATCagcatcatcatcatcatcatcaacaacaacaacaacaggAGAGGAAGGTACAAATCATCATCAAACATCACCTGTTGTAGGAGGAGCAGCAGGAGGAACCGAAGATACAACAGGAAAGCAAACATTGCCTACAGAAGAAAGCGCAACAGTAGAAAAACAGGACGGTGCAACAGAGAAGGAAGTATCACCACCAGCAACAGGAACAGTAAAGGGAACAACATCAGGTGAACCATCAGCAGCACTGTCAAAAGGAGGAGATACAGTTCCAACAGTAAATGACCCATCAAAAGAAGAAGTAGCAGGAAACGGTAAAGGAACACAGGGAAGTCAAGCGAATAAAGGAGCTAATAGTGTTGAAAATGCAGCATCCTCTGAATCGATtgaaataatacatattttaaaacacaTTAAAAATTCCAATGTAAAAATGGGTTTGGTTAAATACGACCATGAATATGAAGTTGGAGAGCACTCATGTATGAGGACCTCTTCAACAAATCCAGAGAAGCATAGTGATTGtgtaaaattttgtaaagaaaaattcgAAGAATGTGAAAAGGAACCTATACCTGGAATCTGTTTAGCAAACTTGTATAAATCAGATGACTGTTTTTTCTGTTATgtataa
- the PmUG01_04024800 gene encoding serine-repeat antigen, putative — MKYGILYIFMICISFGSNTIKCTTVSVSDNRGNEASEQPLQPAQPGPQTHEPSNSQVQNSSNPNISDLTVTTPPVAQNLSHETPKNGSSQSPPQNGPLLSSPSAVNNGQPNVSSGGAVSPNLSSAGNSNGATQLSAESQNGAVSPKVPNYHNMAKIESALLKNHTGVRITGPCNEEVGVFLIPYIYITVKSKTDNIELSSKFPQSDNEVLEFKKEKEELQNKCGQDSKKTFKFIIYIQQDVLTLKWKVYPSEPSSDASNVKADVRKYKIPKLETPITSIQVHTAAVEEGKAFLKSKDYSIKNDIPVKCEQIASACFLSGNTDIEKCYTCNLLIQNTPTSDKCFNYVSSDIKENLNDIEIIAQDDEGSNEYKLTESISNIMKSIYKTDKGNKKELKKFEDLDDISKAELMNYCMLLKEVDTNGTLEMNELGKETDVFNNISRLLKNHIQENNTALVKKLKNAAMCMKYIDNWVVNKTGLILPELSYKKLENTNDVYLNENGELQIHKNGYGHIDKEGDNNKGDLTNVDKDSKVLSIPVTNGMFCNEEYCDRWKDKNSCVSKIEAQDQGSCATSWIFASKLHLETIRCMKGYEHASSSALYVANCANKEAKDKCHVGSNPLEFLKIIDENKFLPLEVNLPYSYANVGNECPNPQNHWTNLWANVELLDSKDEPNSLGAKGYTAYESDKFRGNMETFIKKIKHEVMHKGSVIAYVKVENVMGYDLNGKKVLSVCGDKNADHAVNIIGWGNYINDEGKKKSYWIVRNSWGMYWGEEGNFKVDIYGPEKCEHNFIHSVVKFNIDIPLSKVNTKKEAELYNYYLKTSPDFYSNLYFNSLSAEKANDLSTNKVLDQMTVHGQAVEESSEGTSGQHGQHGQHGQPESTSSSETVAESSAQGLDSAASDVPDVQKFEVVHILKHIKNSKSKTTLVKYDYYYDFGDHACSRTQASNPEKLGDCISFCNNNWDTCRRSVSPGYCLTKLKKTNECLFCFV; from the exons ATGAAGTATGGTATTctgtacatttttatgatat GTATCTCATTTGGAagtaatacaataaaatgcACAACTGTGAGTGTAAGTGATAACAGGGGAAATGAAGCATCTGAACAACCTCTACAACCTGCACAACCTGGTCCTCAGACACATGAGCCATCTAATTCTCAAGTACAAAACTCATCTAATCCGAACATATCCGATTTAACTGTTACAACTCCTCCAGTTGCACAAAATCTATCACATGAAACTCCCAAAAATGGTTCAAGTCAATCTCCACCTCAAAATGGGCCTTTGCTTTCCTCTCCATCAGCCGTTAATAATGGACAACCCAATGTAAGTTCTGGTGGAGCTGTATCCCCCAACTTAAGTTCTGCTGGAAACTCTAATGGGGCAACGCAATTAAGTGCAGAATCGCAAAATGGTGCTGTTTCACCTAAAGTACCAAATTATCATAACATGGCTAAGATAGAATCtgctttattaaaaaatcataCGGGGGTAAGAATTACAGGACCATGTAATGAAGAAGTTGGGGTGTTTCTAattccatatatttatataactgtTAAAAGTAAAACAGATAATATAGAACTATCATCTAAATTTCCTCAATCAGATAATGAAGTATTagaatttaaaaaggaaaaagaagaattacAGAATAAGTGTGGACAAGATTCAAAAAAAAcgtttaaatttataatatatattcaacaGGATGTGTTAACTCTTAAATGGAAAGTTTACCCATCTGAACCATCAAGCGATGCAA GTAATGTCAAAGCTGatgtaagaaaatataaaataccaAAACTAGAAACACCAATAACATCAATTCAAGTGCATACTGCGGCAGTTGAAGAGGGAAAGGCTTTTCTCAAAAGTAAGGATTACTCAATAAAAAACGATATTCCAG TTAAATGTGAGCAAATAGCAAGCGCTTGCTTCTTAAGTGGTAACACAGATATAGAGAAATGTTATACGTGTAACTTGCTAATTCAGAATACTCCTACTTCGgataaatgttttaattatgtGTCTAGTGATATTAAGGAAAATCTTAATGATATTGAAATTATCGCACAAGATGATGAAGGATCTAATGAATATAAACTTACAGAATCTATTAGcaatataatgaaaagtaTTTATAAGACAGATAAaggtaataaaaaagaattaaaaaaatttgaagatTTGGATGATATTTCAAAAGCAGAGTTAATGAATTACTGTATGTTATTAAAAGAAGTAGATACAAATGGAACGTTAGAAATGAATGAGTTAGGTAAAGAAACAGATGTGTTCAATAATATATCGAGATTgttaaaaaatcatattcAAGAAAATAATACGGCACTAGTAAAGAAGTTAAAAAATGCAGCAATGTGtatgaaatatattgatAACTGGGTAGTAAATAAAACGGGACTAATATTACCTGAATTGTCATacaaaaaattggaaaataCTAATGACGTGTATCTTAACGAAAACGGTGAACTacaaattcataaaaatggaTATGGCCATATTGACAAAGAAGGGGATAATAATAAAGGGGATCTCACAAATGTAGATAAAGACTCAAAGGTTTTATCTATTCCAGTGACAAATGGCATGTTTTGCAATGAAGAGTACTGTGATAGATGGAAAGATAAGAATAGCTGTGTTTCAAAAATAGAAGCACAAGATCAGGGAAGTTGTGCAACATCTTGGATATTTGCATCTAAATTACATCTCGAAACTATTAGATGTATGAAGGGTTATGAACATGCGAGCAGTTCGGCATTATACGTTGCCAATTGTGCGAATAAAGAGGCTAAGGATAAGTGTCATGTTGGATCTAACCCATTagaatttcttaaaattatcGATGAAAATAAGTTCCTACCTTTAGAAGTAAACCTTCCATACTCATATGCAAATGTTGGTAATGAGTGTCCGAATCCCCAGAATCACTGGACGAATTTATGGGCAAATGTAGAATTATTAGATTCTAAAGATGAGCCCAATTCGTTGGGGGCTAAAGGATATACCGCCTATGAGAGTGATAAATTTAGGGGAAACATGGAAacgtttattaaaaaaataaagcatgAAGTTATGCACAAAGGATCTGTAATTGCTTATGTAAAAGTAGAAAATGTAATGGGTTATGATCTTAACGGAAAGAAGGTGCTTAGCGTATGTGGTGATAAAAATGCTGATCACGCGGTAAACATCATTGGATGGGGCAACTACATAAACGATGAAGGAAAGAAGAAGTCTTACTGGATAGTCAGAAATAGCTGGGGGATGTACTGGGGGGAAGAAGGAAATTTTAAGGTCGACATATATGGCCCCGAAAAATGTGAACATAACTTCATACACTCTGTTGTAAAGTTCAACATCGATATACCATTATCAAAAGTCAATACGAAGAAAGAAGctgaattatataattactaCCTTAAGACCTCCCCAGatttttatagtaatttatatttcaacAGTTTGAGCGCAGAAAAGGCTAATGATTTAAGTACCAATAAAGTGTTAGATCAGATGACCGTTCATGGGCAAGCAGTAGAAGAAAGCTCAGAAGGAACAAGTGGACAACATGGACAACATGGACAACATGGACAACCTGAATCAACATCATCATCAGAAACAGTAGCGGAATCTTCGGCCCAAGGTTTAGACTCAGCAGCAAGTGATGTTCCAGATGTCCAGAAGTTTGAAgtagtacatatattaaaacatattaaaaatagtaaatcgAAAACAACTTTAGTTAAATACGATTATTACTACGACTTTGGAGATCATGCTTGTTCAAGAACACAAGCATCAAACCCAGAGAAGTTGGGAGATTGTATAtcattttgtaataataattggGATACATGTAGAAGATCAGTTTCACCAGGATACTGTTTgactaaattaaaaaaaacgaaCGAATGCCTTTTCTGTTTCGtgtga